A region from the Xanthocytophaga agilis genome encodes:
- a CDS encoding NUDIX hydrolase, with the protein MNVTTELHDFIFNGHLNYVPHLSIDCAVFGFHDNQLKILLLRSKYLDGWALPGGHIQRNEHIDIAAQRILKERTGLDKIFLKQYQTFGDPDRLKTQSSQYFLNAVQIPIPPNNWLMERIVSIGYYALVEFSKATPTPDLFTEECVWWDIHQLPALIFDHDHMINLALLTLQSQLHYQPIGYNLLPDKFTMPELQKLYETILDKPLDRRNFQKKIMGLGILEKLEERKSVGPHKSPYYYRFNEKNYQEALTAGLSFGF; encoded by the coding sequence ATGAATGTAACAACAGAACTACACGACTTCATTTTTAATGGCCATCTTAATTACGTTCCACACCTATCAATAGACTGTGCAGTGTTTGGATTTCATGACAATCAATTAAAGATTCTGCTTTTGCGGTCAAAATATCTGGATGGATGGGCATTACCAGGTGGACATATACAGCGGAATGAACACATTGACATAGCAGCACAACGTATTTTGAAAGAACGGACTGGCCTAGATAAAATATTTTTGAAGCAGTACCAGACATTTGGAGATCCGGATCGTCTGAAAACGCAAAGTAGTCAGTATTTTCTCAATGCTGTACAAATACCTATACCACCTAATAACTGGTTAATGGAAAGAATTGTATCCATTGGATACTATGCCTTGGTAGAATTTTCAAAAGCAACTCCTACACCTGATCTTTTTACAGAAGAATGTGTTTGGTGGGACATTCATCAACTACCAGCACTAATTTTTGACCATGATCATATGATAAATCTGGCGTTGCTGACACTTCAATCACAACTACATTACCAACCTATTGGATATAATCTGCTTCCGGATAAGTTTACTATGCCCGAATTACAGAAACTATATGAAACAATATTAGACAAACCTTTGGATCGCCGCAATTTCCAAAAGAAAATAATGGGATTGGGTATTTTAGAAAAGTTAGAAGAACGAAAAAGTGTAGGACCACATAAATCACCTTACTATTATAGATTCAATGAAAAGAATTATCAGGAAGCCCTCACCGCAGGTCTTTCCTTTGGATTTTAA
- a CDS encoding PQQ-dependent sugar dehydrogenase: protein MTNYTLSLWSITRMVFPGIIALGLWNYHSKPETIQTVVQPTPPEENRFTKIVLAEKLDEPMEMAPLRDGRVLFIERKGNVKLYSPDTKQVKVITTIPVSTKYTDKEGKQTEAEDGLLGLTLDPGFEQNHWLYLYYSPAGETSENILARYELRGDELVMDSKKVILHVATQREQCCHTGGSMAFDGKGNLFLSTGDNTSPRATGFSPLDERPGRNPWDAQKSSSNTNDLRGKVLRIHPEPDGSYTVPEGNLFPKGTAKTRSEIYTMGHRNPYRISVDKKTGYLYWGDVGADSGVDSTGRGARGHDEFNQAKQPGNFGWPYFQGNNKPFWDYDFATGKSGSPFDPTKPVNNSPNNTGLTELPPAQNAMIWYPANESILFPQLGKGGRSAMAGPVYYKDDFRTAKRAFPDYYNGKLFIYEWMRGWILAVTLDEDGNYLRTEPFMPSHKFSNPIELEFGPEGDLYMLEYGTGWFQGNDDARLVRIEYNGGNRKPIVEATVDKKIGANPLAVKFSSEGTQDYDRDVLTYDWSITDKKGMSVQSFKEPNPAFTFTKPGVYNVVLTVSDGKGEPSTRSMEIVAGNEAPKLTFSMNKGNRSFYFPNKPFEYAVAVTDKEDGSLANGKILPAQVAVTIDYLKDGVDPVEIEAGHRTAEASASLATGKKLMDANDCRSCHFVDKKSVGPAYQLVAQKYKGNPQAIDRLTTKVVQGGGGVWGDAVMPAHPQLSVSDAKEIVQYVLSLGDSKAAAVSLPVKGSYTPKATTGNDQGAYIIRAAYKDKGANGVPSASAEDVLVLRNPSVPAGNADKSGGVQKFKLPEPPVEMVIAMAPDNYIGFSKTDLTGIDHVTFVVSAPVQQLNAAGGVIEVYLDSPTGPMIGQSPAIVPKDTPITGTSFTPDMVNAKLTPTQGIHDVYYVFKNDKSGGKPLFIVLTLQYSAGESVASGK, encoded by the coding sequence ATGACCAATTATACTCTTTCACTATGGTCAATTACGCGAATGGTCTTCCCAGGTATTATTGCTTTGGGTTTATGGAATTATCATTCCAAGCCAGAAACCATCCAGACTGTAGTACAGCCTACTCCACCTGAAGAGAATCGTTTTACCAAGATTGTTCTGGCAGAAAAGCTGGATGAACCTATGGAAATGGCACCCTTACGTGATGGAAGGGTATTGTTTATTGAACGGAAAGGTAATGTAAAGCTTTACAGTCCAGACACAAAGCAGGTAAAAGTGATTACAACAATACCTGTGAGTACCAAATACACAGATAAGGAAGGAAAGCAAACAGAAGCTGAGGATGGATTGCTGGGACTAACTCTCGACCCAGGCTTTGAACAGAATCATTGGTTGTATCTTTATTATTCACCTGCAGGAGAAACGTCTGAAAATATATTAGCCAGATACGAACTGAGAGGCGATGAACTGGTGATGGATTCAAAGAAGGTTATTCTCCATGTTGCCACACAAAGAGAACAATGTTGCCATACAGGAGGATCTATGGCATTTGATGGAAAAGGAAATCTATTTCTTTCTACTGGAGATAATACAAGTCCACGGGCAACAGGATTTAGCCCTTTGGATGAACGACCAGGACGTAACCCCTGGGATGCACAGAAATCGTCCAGCAATACCAATGACTTACGTGGAAAAGTACTTCGTATCCATCCAGAACCAGATGGTAGTTATACTGTTCCGGAAGGTAATTTGTTTCCCAAAGGTACTGCCAAGACTCGTTCTGAAATTTATACGATGGGGCATCGCAATCCCTATCGTATCTCAGTAGATAAAAAGACTGGCTATCTGTATTGGGGGGATGTAGGAGCTGATTCCGGGGTAGATTCTACCGGGCGGGGAGCCAGAGGTCATGATGAATTTAATCAGGCAAAACAACCAGGTAATTTTGGCTGGCCTTATTTTCAGGGAAATAATAAACCTTTTTGGGATTATGATTTTGCTACCGGAAAATCTGGCTCTCCTTTTGATCCTACCAAACCTGTTAATAATTCTCCTAACAACACCGGACTTACTGAGTTACCTCCTGCCCAGAATGCTATGATTTGGTATCCTGCCAATGAGTCAATTCTTTTTCCTCAATTGGGCAAAGGAGGACGTAGTGCTATGGCAGGCCCTGTCTATTATAAAGATGATTTTCGTACTGCCAAACGAGCTTTTCCTGACTATTACAATGGCAAACTGTTCATCTATGAATGGATGCGGGGGTGGATTCTAGCTGTGACATTGGATGAAGATGGAAATTATCTGCGTACAGAACCTTTTATGCCATCACACAAATTTTCGAACCCCATTGAACTGGAGTTTGGACCAGAAGGTGACTTGTATATGCTGGAATATGGAACTGGGTGGTTTCAAGGCAATGACGATGCTCGGTTAGTACGGATTGAGTACAATGGTGGTAATCGGAAACCTATCGTGGAAGCTACCGTCGATAAGAAAATAGGAGCCAATCCTCTGGCTGTTAAGTTTTCTTCAGAAGGAACACAGGATTATGATCGCGATGTGCTTACATACGACTGGTCTATTACAGACAAAAAGGGGATGTCTGTACAGTCATTTAAAGAACCTAACCCTGCATTTACTTTCACAAAGCCAGGTGTGTATAACGTGGTACTTACTGTATCAGATGGGAAAGGTGAACCCTCTACCCGTTCAATGGAGATTGTTGCTGGAAATGAAGCACCTAAACTCACTTTTTCTATGAATAAGGGAAATCGGTCATTTTATTTCCCCAATAAGCCATTTGAATACGCCGTTGCTGTAACAGATAAAGAAGATGGCAGCCTGGCCAATGGAAAGATTTTACCTGCTCAGGTAGCTGTTACCATAGATTATCTGAAAGATGGAGTAGATCCTGTAGAAATCGAGGCTGGCCATCGTACTGCTGAAGCTTCAGCTTCATTGGCTACTGGCAAGAAATTGATGGATGCCAACGACTGCAGGTCTTGCCATTTTGTAGATAAGAAATCTGTTGGACCTGCTTATCAGTTAGTTGCACAAAAGTACAAAGGTAACCCTCAGGCCATAGATCGCTTAACTACCAAAGTAGTACAGGGTGGTGGTGGTGTTTGGGGAGATGCAGTTATGCCTGCACATCCGCAATTATCTGTTTCAGATGCCAAAGAGATTGTGCAGTATGTGCTTAGTCTGGGAGACTCCAAAGCCGCAGCAGTGTCGTTGCCTGTAAAAGGAAGCTATACTCCTAAAGCTACTACAGGTAATGATCAGGGAGCATATATTATCAGGGCAGCCTATAAAGATAAAGGTGCCAATGGCGTACCATCTGCCAGTGCAGAAGATGTACTGGTATTGCGTAATCCATCTGTTCCTGCTGGCAATGCAGATAAATCAGGAGGAGTTCAGAAATTTAAGCTTCCTGAGCCACCTGTTGAAATGGTAATTGCTATGGCACCTGATAACTACATTGGATTTAGCAAGACTGATCTGACAGGTATAGACCATGTTACTTTTGTTGTAAGTGCCCCTGTTCAGCAATTAAATGCTGCAGGAGGAGTTATTGAAGTGTATCTGGATTCCCCAACAGGACCGATGATTGGACAAAGTCCCGCTATAGTACCTAAAGATACACCAATTACAGGAACTTCATTTACGCCTGATATGGTCAATGCCAAACTTACTCCTACTCAGGGTATTCATGATGTATACTATGTATTTAAGAATGATAAGTCTGGCGGAAAACCATTATTTATTGTTTTAACGCTGCAATATAGTGCGGGAGAGAGTGTTGCATCTGGAAAGTAA
- a CDS encoding ThuA domain-containing protein yields the protein MSTRNSLFRKISKVIGFVVLGIALLMGAFVIMGLYVTRKLPWQTPIFDTVRPADPGIIGSKGVLIFSKTNGFRHESIEKGIEAFQKAGKERGWDVRATENGAFFTDDYLKRFKVVVFLSTTGDILTPEQKKSFASFIENGGGYVGIHSACDTEYDWTWYDHLIGTHFRDHTLFPEQLPEAVLVTEIKDHPTTKHLPAHWKKSDEWYNFKQNVRGKGNIQILLSVDESSYPASWPKAMGGDHPISWTNQINKGRMFYCALGHTEETFTNRYSFLHLVMGIEWAGQFVE from the coding sequence ATGTCCACCAGAAACTCACTCTTTCGTAAAATAAGTAAAGTAATTGGATTCGTTGTGTTAGGTATAGCCCTGCTAATGGGAGCTTTTGTGATTATGGGATTATATGTGACCCGCAAGTTACCTTGGCAGACCCCTATCTTTGATACTGTACGTCCTGCAGATCCGGGGATTATAGGTAGCAAAGGGGTACTCATTTTTTCTAAGACCAATGGTTTTCGGCATGAGTCTATTGAAAAAGGTATTGAAGCTTTTCAAAAAGCAGGTAAAGAAAGAGGGTGGGATGTAAGGGCAACAGAGAATGGTGCATTCTTTACAGATGATTACCTAAAGCGATTCAAAGTAGTGGTATTCCTTTCCACAACTGGAGATATATTGACTCCTGAGCAAAAGAAAAGTTTTGCCTCATTTATTGAAAACGGGGGCGGATATGTAGGAATTCATTCAGCTTGTGATACAGAATATGACTGGACGTGGTATGATCACCTAATAGGGACACATTTTCGGGATCATACACTATTTCCAGAACAATTGCCGGAAGCTGTTCTTGTTACAGAAATAAAAGATCATCCTACCACAAAGCATCTGCCAGCTCACTGGAAAAAATCGGATGAATGGTATAATTTCAAACAGAATGTACGAGGCAAAGGAAACATACAGATTTTACTATCTGTAGATGAGAGTTCCTATCCGGCTTCTTGGCCAAAAGCAATGGGTGGAGATCATCCTATCTCATGGACTAACCAGATAAATAAGGGGCGTATGTTCTATTGTGCACTAGGACATACCGAAGAAACATTTACAAATCGTTATTCATTTCTGCATTTGGTAATGGGCATTGAATGGGCTGGACAGTTTGTTGAATAA
- a CDS encoding ThuA domain-containing protein, with the protein MKPLTHFLQPVLQICIYFLTGLCLLQAQTATSKFKAIAFYTAKNDQAHISFVHEANKWFPQMADKYNFTYDTTSNWNNLNENFLSGYQVVLFLDTRPELPAQRKAFQKYMENGGAWMGFHFAGFALTPSTYPQNWDWYHNTFLGSGSYGSNTWRPTSAVLRVEKPRHPAVQNLPVTFKSSPNEWYRWSNDLRKNPDIDILLSIDSTSFPLGTGPKPHEIWHSGYYPVIWTNKKYKMIYLNMGHNDIDYEHGTNKELSFTFANETQNKLIIDGLLWLGSSGNKSTMGKKKK; encoded by the coding sequence ATGAAACCACTCACACACTTTTTGCAACCAGTATTACAAATATGTATTTACTTTCTTACAGGTCTTTGTCTACTTCAGGCTCAAACAGCAACTTCCAAATTCAAAGCAATTGCCTTTTATACAGCAAAGAACGATCAGGCTCATATCAGTTTCGTTCACGAAGCCAATAAGTGGTTTCCTCAAATGGCAGACAAATACAATTTTACATACGACACTACTTCTAACTGGAACAATCTGAATGAGAACTTTTTATCTGGCTATCAGGTAGTGTTATTTCTGGACACACGTCCGGAACTCCCTGCCCAACGGAAAGCATTTCAAAAATACATGGAAAATGGGGGTGCATGGATGGGTTTTCATTTTGCAGGCTTTGCGCTGACGCCATCTACCTATCCCCAAAACTGGGACTGGTACCACAATACATTTCTTGGTTCAGGATCATATGGCAGTAACACATGGAGACCCACTTCAGCCGTATTACGCGTAGAAAAACCTAGGCATCCTGCTGTTCAAAATTTGCCTGTTACTTTTAAATCTTCTCCCAATGAATGGTATCGCTGGAGCAATGATTTGCGCAAGAATCCAGATATTGACATACTATTATCTATTGATTCAACCAGCTTTCCCCTAGGCACCGGACCTAAACCCCATGAAATATGGCATAGTGGATACTATCCTGTAATCTGGACTAACAAAAAATACAAGATGATATATCTTAATATGGGTCACAATGATATAGATTATGAGCATGGCACCAATAAGGAGCTATCCTTTACATTTGCCAACGAGACACAAAACAAGTTGATTATAGACGGATTATTGTGGTTGGGTAGCTCTGGAAATAAGTCTACCATGGGGAAAAAGAAAAAATAA
- a CDS encoding sugar phosphate isomerase/epimerase family protein, with translation MNTHTSRRRFIEKLGLSAAGLGLAATIPEELFATPKKMFFDISLAQFSLAGSLFAGKLSNLDFPAMAKNDFGISNVEYVSMFWKDKATDQAYLKELKMRTDDLGVRNVLIMVDSEGDLGDTDDAKRKQAVENHYKWIDAAKFLGCHSIRVNISGKGTDDEIAKAGVDGYGRLVEYGAKNKMGVIIENHFGPSTNPDWLVKLVKQIKSPYAGVLPDFGNFTRRTEPEAQTMEAFMKTQVIKEYDKYDGVTKMMPYAKGVSAKTHVFDDKGKDTETDFNRMLKIIKDAGFKGFIGIEYEGGFMKMMGASGNYLTEYEGIMATKRLLEKVGGQLS, from the coding sequence ATGAATACACATACATCACGTCGCAGATTTATTGAGAAATTAGGTCTTTCGGCAGCTGGTCTCGGATTGGCTGCGACTATACCTGAAGAATTATTTGCAACCCCTAAAAAGATGTTTTTTGACATCTCATTAGCTCAATTTTCTCTGGCTGGTTCTTTGTTTGCTGGCAAGCTATCAAATCTGGACTTTCCGGCTATGGCAAAAAATGATTTTGGAATCAGTAATGTAGAGTATGTCTCTATGTTCTGGAAAGACAAAGCTACAGATCAAGCTTATCTAAAAGAACTTAAAATGCGTACAGATGATCTGGGAGTTCGTAATGTATTGATTATGGTCGACTCAGAAGGAGACTTAGGTGATACGGATGATGCCAAACGAAAACAGGCTGTGGAGAATCACTACAAGTGGATTGATGCCGCTAAGTTTCTGGGCTGTCACTCAATTCGGGTGAATATTAGCGGCAAAGGAACTGATGATGAAATTGCGAAGGCAGGAGTAGATGGGTATGGGCGATTGGTAGAATATGGAGCCAAAAATAAGATGGGAGTGATTATTGAGAACCATTTTGGTCCATCTACCAATCCTGACTGGTTAGTGAAGCTTGTTAAGCAGATAAAGAGTCCCTATGCAGGAGTATTACCTGACTTTGGAAACTTCACCCGCCGTACAGAGCCCGAAGCACAGACGATGGAGGCATTTATGAAAACGCAGGTAATCAAGGAATATGATAAATATGATGGAGTAACGAAAATGATGCCTTATGCCAAAGGTGTTAGTGCTAAAACGCATGTGTTTGATGATAAAGGCAAAGACACAGAGACAGATTTTAATCGCATGTTGAAAATTATTAAAGATGCTGGATTCAAAGGATTTATTGGCATTGAGTATGAAGGTGGTTTTATGAAGATGATGGGCGCTTCTGGAAATTACCTTACAGAATACGAAGGCATCATGGCAACAAAACGTTTGCTGGAAAAAGTAGGTGGGCAACTTTCTTAA